In Geothermobacter ehrlichii, the genomic window ATGGCAGCGGTCAGAGTCGTCTTCCCGTGGTCAACGTGGCCGATGGTGCCAATGTTGACATGGGGCTTTGTTCTCTCGAATTTTTCCTTGGACATGGGGTGGTCCTCCCTGATCCTCTATCCTTTAAGTCAGTTACGATTTGGTCTTGGCGATAATCTCTTCGGCGATGGAAGCGGGCACCTGCTCGTAGTGATCGAAGACCATAGTGTAGTTGGCCCGCCCCTGAGTCATGCTGCGCAGATCAGTGGCATAACCGAACATGTTGGCCAGCGGCACATGGGCATTGATGACCTGGGCACCGCCCCGCGCCTCCATACCCATGACGCGGCCGCGCCGGCTGTTGAGGTCGCCCATGACGTCGCCCATGTATTCCTCGGGCACGACCACCTCGACCGCCATCACCGGCTCGAGCAGGACGGGCGAAGCCTTCTGGGCGCCCTCCTTGAAGCCCATCGAGCCGGCAATCTTGAAAGCCATCTCCGATGAGTCGACCTCGTGATAGGAACCGTCGAAGCAGGTGACGCGCACGTCGACCACCGGAAAACCGGCCAGCGGGCCATTTTCACAGGCCTCTTCGCAGCCTTTCTGCACGGCGGGAATGTATTCTCGCGGAATCACGCCGCCTTTGATCTCGTCAACAAACTCAAAGCCGCTGCCCGGCTCGAGAGGCTCGAGGCGCAGGTGACAATCACCATACTGACCGCGACCACCAGACTGGCGAACGAACTTGCCCTGAACCTCGACCTTCTTGGTGATGGTCTCGCGGTAGGCGACCTGGGGCGCGCCGACGTTGGCCTCGACCTTGAACTCGCGCTTGAGGCGGTCAATGATGATTTCGAGATGCAACTCGCCCATGCCGGAGAGGATGGTCTGACCGGTCTCCTCATCGGTGTGGCAGCGCAGCGAAGGGTCCTCCTGCAGCAGCTTCTGCAGTGCGGTCCCGAGTTTTTCCTGATCGGCCTTGGTCTTCGGCTCGACGGCGATGTGAATGACCGGCTCGGGGAACTCCATGGCCTCGAGCAGGCACGGATTCTTCTCGTCGCAAAGCGTGTCGCCGGTAGTGGTGAACTTCAGACCGACGGCGGCGGCGATATCGCCGGAGTAAACCTGCTTGATTTCCTCACGTTTGTTGGCGTGCATCTTGAGCAGACGGCCAAAACGTTCCTTCTTGCCCTTGGTGGTATTGAGCACCGAGACACCGGACTCGGCAACACCGGAATAGACACGGAAGAAGGTGAGCTGACCGACAAAGGGGTCGGTCATGATCTTGAAGGCCAGGGCGGCAAAAGGACCGTCGTCGTCGGCCGGCCGGGTCAGTTCCTCGCCGCTGTCGGGATGGCTGCCACGGATGGCGGGGACGTCGAGCGGCGACGGCATGTAGTCGACGACGGCGTCGAGCAGCGTCTGCACGCCCTTGTTCTTGAAGGCGGAACCGCAGAGCACCGGATTGATGTGCAGGTCGGTGGTCGCCTTGCGGATGCCAGCCTTGATCTCGTCGATGGTCAGCTCCTCACCGCCGAGATACTTGTCCATCAGCTCCTCGTCCTGGGAGCAGATCTCCTCCAGCATCACCTCGCGGGCCGCCTCGGCCTCGTCGCGCAACTCGCCGGGAATCTCGATGACGTCATACTTGGCACCCAGCGATTCGTCATCCCAGACGATAGCCTTCATCTGCACCAGATCGATGATGCCGCGAAAGCTGTCCTCCTTGCCGATCGGCAGCTGAATCGGCACCGGGTTGGCACCAAGACGCTCGCGCATCATGTCGACGCCGCGCTGGAAATCGGCCCCGACACGGTCCATCTTGTTAATGAAGGCAATCCGGGGAACGCCGTACTTGTCGGCCTGACGCCAAACAGTTTCCGACTGAGGCTCAACACCACCGACCGAACAGAAGACGGCAATCGCACCATCGAGCACCTTCAGCGAACGCTCGACCTCGATGGTGAAGTCAACGTGCCCCGGGGTGTCGATGATGTTGATGCGATGCTCGCGCCAGAAACAGGTGGTCGCAGCCGAGGTGATGGTGATGCCGCGCTCCTGCTCCTGCTCCATCCAGTCCATGGTGGCGGCGCCATCATGGACCTCACCGATCTTGTGCGAGACCCCCGTATAGTAAAGAATACGCTCGGTCGTCGTCGTCTTGCCGGCGTCGATATGAGCCATAATCCCGATATTGCGGGTCTTTTCAAGTGCTACCTTGCGTGCCACTTCTCAACCTCCACCGGGCCGCGCACCCGGCACAAACTAGAATGATTACCAGCGATAATGAGCAAAGGCCTTGTTGGCCTCGGCCATCTTGTGCGTGTCTTCCCGCTTCTTGACCGAGCTGCCGCGATTGGCGGCAGCGTCGAGCAACTCACCGGCGAGACGCTCCTTCATGGTCTTCTCGCCGCGCTGCCGGGCGTAATTGATGATCCAGCGGATCGCCAGGGCATTACGGCGGTCGGCCCGAACCTCGACCGGAACCTGATAAGTCGAACCGCCGACCCGGCGGGACTTGACCTCCAGCATCGGCCGTACATTTTCCATCGCCTTCTTGAAGACCTCGAGGGGATCTTCGCCGGTCCGCTCAGCAACAAGGTCAAAGGCGCCGTAGACAATCCCTTCGGCCACACTCTTCTTGCCGTCCAACATGATGCAGTTGACGAACTTGGCGAGCAGCCGGTCGTTGTACTTGGGATCGGGCAGAATGACGCGCTTGGGAACCTCTCTTCTTCTCGGCATAACGTCCTCTCAAACCTGTCTTATTTCGGTCTCTTGGCACCATACTTGGAACGACCCTGGCGCCGGTCCTGAACGCCGGCGAGGTCGAGGGCGCCACGCACGATGTGATAACGAACACCAGGCAAGTCCTTGACACGCCCGCCACGGATCAGAACCACGGAGTGCTCCTGCAGATTGTGGCCAACCCCGGGAATATAGGAGGTCACGACGATGCCATTGGTCAGACGCACGCGGGCAACCTTGCGCAGAGCCGAATTCGGCTTCTTGGGGGTCGTGGTGTAGACACGCGTGCAGACGCCTCGCTTTTGCGGGTTGCACTGCAGAGCAGGAGCAGTCGACTTCTTGACTTTCTGCTTCCGTCCCTTGCGGATCAGCTGATTAATCGTAGGCATTCAAAGACTCCCGAACGTTTCGTATCCTTGCTTGAAAACACACACTTTTCCAGAGAGGAAAACCCGGCGAATGTATCAACCGGGTCCCTCCTTGTCAAGATTTTTTTCGGGGCCGGCCGCACATTTTGTCCGGCCGGCCCGATGACCTGCGACCAGGCGTCAGAACTACTCGGTCACCGGGGCCTCGGAGCCGGCCGCTGGCTGCTCATCCTCGTCCACCGGCTCGGGCTCTTCCATCACCTCTTCCGGCTCCTCGATCAGCAGCTTGGCGCTGCGATACTTGGCGATGCCGGTGCCGGCCGGAATCAGACGGCCCATGATGACGTTCTCCTTCAGGCCGCGCAGGTAGTCGATCTTGCCTTCGATGGCCGCCTGGGTCAGAACCTTGGTCGTTTCCTGGAAGGAGGCGGCGGAGATGAAGGACTCGGTCGACAGTGACGCCTTGGTGATGCCGAGCATCAGCGGCTCACCGACCGCCGGCTGACCGCCCTTGGCCAACACCCGCTGATTCTCCTCTTCGAAACGCCAGCGCTCGATCTGGTCGTCGACCAGGAAGCTGGTGTCACCGACTTCCTTGATCCGGACCCGGCGCAGCATCTGCCGGACGATGACCTCGATGTGCTTGTCGTTGATCTTGACCCCCTGCAGGCGGTAGACCTCCTGCACCTCGTCGACCAGGTACTTGGCCAGCTCCTGTTCGCCGAGTACGCGCAGAATGTCGTGCGGGTTGGTCGAGCCGTCCATCAGCGGCTCGCCGGCCCGGACATAGTCGCCTTCGTGCACCGAGATGTGCTTGCCCTTGGGAATCAGGTACTCCTTGCTTTCCCCGTGCTCGGGGGTGACGATAACCTTGCGCTTGCCCTTGGAGTCCTTGCCGAAGGAGACCACGCCGTCGATTTCGGAGATGACAGCGTACTCCTTGGGCTTGCGGGCCTCGAACAGCTCGGCGACGCGCGGCAGACCACCGGTGATGTCCTTGGTCTTGGTGGTTTCGCGCGGGATCTTGGCCAGGATGTCGCCGGCTCTGACCTCG contains:
- a CDS encoding GTP-binding protein, producing MSKEKFERTKPHVNIGTIGHVDHGKTTLTAA
- the fusA gene encoding elongation factor G; translation: MARKVALEKTRNIGIMAHIDAGKTTTTERILYYTGVSHKIGEVHDGAATMDWMEQEQERGITITSAATTCFWREHRINIIDTPGHVDFTIEVERSLKVLDGAIAVFCSVGGVEPQSETVWRQADKYGVPRIAFINKMDRVGADFQRGVDMMRERLGANPVPIQLPIGKEDSFRGIIDLVQMKAIVWDDESLGAKYDVIEIPGELRDEAEAAREVMLEEICSQDEELMDKYLGGEELTIDEIKAGIRKATTDLHINPVLCGSAFKNKGVQTLLDAVVDYMPSPLDVPAIRGSHPDSGEELTRPADDDGPFAALAFKIMTDPFVGQLTFFRVYSGVAESGVSVLNTTKGKKERFGRLLKMHANKREEIKQVYSGDIAAAVGLKFTTTGDTLCDEKNPCLLEAMEFPEPVIHIAVEPKTKADQEKLGTALQKLLQEDPSLRCHTDEETGQTILSGMGELHLEIIIDRLKREFKVEANVGAPQVAYRETITKKVEVQGKFVRQSGGRGQYGDCHLRLEPLEPGSGFEFVDEIKGGVIPREYIPAVQKGCEEACENGPLAGFPVVDVRVTCFDGSYHEVDSSEMAFKIAGSMGFKEGAQKASPVLLEPVMAVEVVVPEEYMGDVMGDLNSRRGRVMGMEARGGAQVINAHVPLANMFGYATDLRSMTQGRANYTMVFDHYEQVPASIAEEIIAKTKS
- the rpsG gene encoding 30S ribosomal protein S7; the protein is MPRRREVPKRVILPDPKYNDRLLAKFVNCIMLDGKKSVAEGIVYGAFDLVAERTGEDPLEVFKKAMENVRPMLEVKSRRVGGSTYQVPVEVRADRRNALAIRWIINYARQRGEKTMKERLAGELLDAAANRGSSVKKREDTHKMAEANKAFAHYRW
- the rpsL gene encoding 30S ribosomal protein S12, which codes for MPTINQLIRKGRKQKVKKSTAPALQCNPQKRGVCTRVYTTTPKKPNSALRKVARVRLTNGIVVTSYIPGVGHNLQEHSVVLIRGGRVKDLPGVRYHIVRGALDLAGVQDRRQGRSKYGAKRPK